A section of the Ruania halotolerans genome encodes:
- a CDS encoding sn-glycerol-1-phosphate dehydrogenase — protein sequence MTENLIETALADATDTRAIVIGTDVLARTGAVYTELFGTRTAIVVADENTWAVAGEAVTASLRAAGVPLAEPYVFPGVPTLYASYDNVTTLREHLRPLDAIAVSIASGTLNDLTKLASGELEREYLNVATAASMDGYTAYGSSITKDGFKQTIFCPAPAGLVADQRVLAAAPARLTATGVGDLIEKVPAGADWIIADELGIEPIDHGVWDLVQGPLRASLSNPEGLRDGDVAAISGLTEGLIMSGLSMQAYQSSRPASGAGHQFSHLWEMEKLGMDDEPPLSHGMKVGLGTISLCALYEVVLRRDLTAVDIDAVVTAWPTWDEREEQIRATFPDDLVEATVAQSKAKHLEPEQLRERLALVRQKWPQIAERVREQLLPAAEIERILGVVGAVTHPGQIGVDRARFRETYLRAQAIRSRYTLLDLLFETGLLTECVDELFADGGFWATRPWS from the coding sequence ATGACTGAGAACCTGATCGAGACTGCGCTCGCAGACGCCACCGACACCCGCGCGATCGTGATCGGCACGGACGTGCTGGCGCGTACGGGCGCGGTCTACACGGAGTTGTTCGGTACCCGCACGGCCATTGTGGTGGCCGACGAGAACACCTGGGCAGTGGCCGGTGAGGCAGTGACGGCATCGTTGCGGGCTGCCGGGGTGCCGCTCGCTGAGCCGTATGTCTTCCCCGGCGTGCCCACGCTCTACGCGAGCTATGACAACGTCACGACGTTGCGTGAACACCTGCGCCCCCTCGATGCGATCGCCGTCTCCATCGCCTCGGGCACACTGAACGATCTCACCAAACTCGCCTCCGGGGAGCTTGAGCGCGAGTACCTGAATGTCGCTACTGCAGCCTCGATGGACGGGTACACGGCCTATGGTTCCTCGATCACCAAGGACGGCTTCAAGCAGACCATCTTCTGCCCCGCGCCGGCCGGTCTGGTGGCGGACCAGCGGGTCCTCGCCGCCGCACCGGCCCGGCTCACCGCCACGGGGGTGGGGGACCTGATCGAGAAGGTGCCCGCCGGTGCGGACTGGATCATCGCCGACGAACTGGGTATCGAGCCGATCGACCACGGAGTGTGGGACCTCGTGCAGGGGCCACTGCGGGCCTCGCTCAGCAATCCGGAGGGGTTGCGCGACGGTGACGTGGCTGCGATCTCCGGCCTCACCGAGGGCCTGATCATGTCCGGGCTGAGTATGCAGGCGTACCAGTCCTCGCGGCCGGCTTCCGGGGCCGGGCACCAGTTCTCCCACCTGTGGGAGATGGAGAAGCTCGGGATGGACGATGAGCCGCCGCTCTCGCACGGGATGAAGGTGGGGCTCGGAACCATCTCCCTGTGCGCGCTGTATGAGGTGGTGCTCCGCCGCGACCTGACTGCCGTGGACATCGACGCTGTTGTCACTGCGTGGCCCACCTGGGACGAGCGTGAAGAGCAGATCCGGGCCACCTTCCCCGACGACCTGGTCGAGGCGACCGTGGCGCAGAGCAAGGCCAAGCACCTCGAGCCCGAGCAGCTGCGGGAGCGATTGGCGCTGGTGAGGCAGAAGTGGCCGCAGATCGCCGAGCGGGTGCGTGAGCAGTTGCTCCCGGCCGCCGAGATCGAGCGGATCCTCGGCGTGGTCGGCGCGGTGACGCATCCGGGGCAGATCGGAGTGGACCGGGCGAGGTTCCGCGAGACCTACCTCCGTGCGCAGGCCATCCGCAGCCGGTACACCCTGCTCGATCTGCTGTTCGAGACGGGCCTGCTCACCGAGTGCGTGGACGAGCTGTTCGCCGACGGCGGCTTCTGGGCCACCCGCCCCTGGTCCTGA
- a CDS encoding LLM class flavin-dependent oxidoreductase, which yields MSVLSLLDLAVVGREQTTRESLEGTVALARAAEQAGYRRVWYAEHHNNPAIASSATSVLIAHVAANTRSIRLGAGGVMLPNHAPLVIAEQFGTLATLHPDRIDLGLGRAPGTDQNTMLALRRDARAAETFPADVAELDGYLRGKTTIEGVNAYPGIGTNVPLYILGSSLFGAQLAAKLGLPYAFASHFAPAALEQAVAIYREEFTPSEQLAEPYVIAAVGAVAADSSAEAADQLLTAQRRRVGLLLPPGRTVTDDEADMVLASPQGRSLLEMMRYTAVGTKDEVGDYLREFARHADADELMVALHADGVAERVRAAQIIAEAMA from the coding sequence ATGTCCGTTCTCTCCCTGCTGGATCTCGCCGTCGTCGGACGGGAGCAAACCACCCGGGAGAGTCTGGAGGGAACGGTGGCCCTCGCACGGGCCGCGGAACAGGCCGGCTACCGGCGCGTCTGGTACGCCGAGCATCACAACAACCCGGCGATCGCATCCTCGGCCACCAGTGTGCTGATCGCACACGTGGCAGCGAACACCCGCTCGATCCGGCTCGGAGCCGGCGGGGTGATGCTTCCCAACCACGCGCCACTGGTGATCGCCGAGCAGTTCGGCACTCTCGCCACGCTGCACCCGGACCGGATCGACCTGGGCCTGGGCCGGGCGCCAGGTACCGACCAGAACACGATGCTCGCGCTGCGCCGGGATGCGCGCGCCGCAGAGACCTTCCCCGCCGATGTTGCCGAGCTGGACGGGTACTTGCGTGGCAAGACCACGATCGAGGGCGTGAACGCTTATCCGGGGATTGGCACCAATGTGCCGCTGTACATCCTCGGTTCCTCGCTGTTCGGTGCACAGCTCGCCGCGAAACTCGGACTGCCCTACGCCTTCGCCTCGCACTTCGCTCCGGCGGCGCTGGAGCAGGCGGTGGCCATCTACCGGGAGGAGTTCACCCCCTCGGAACAACTCGCCGAACCGTACGTGATCGCCGCCGTCGGCGCGGTGGCGGCGGACTCCTCGGCCGAGGCGGCTGACCAACTGTTGACGGCGCAGCGCCGCCGCGTGGGCCTGCTGCTGCCGCCCGGGCGCACGGTCACCGACGACGAGGCGGACATGGTGCTCGCCTCACCGCAAGGCCGGAGCTTGTTGGAGATGATGCGGTACACCGCCGTGGGCACGAAGGACGAGGTGGGGGATTACCTGCGCGAGTTCGCCCGGCATGCCGACGCCGATGAGTTGATGGTGGCCCTGCACGCCGATGGTGTGGCCGAGCGGGTGCGGGCGGCGCAGATCATCGCCGAGGCGATGGCGTAG
- a CDS encoding CPBP family intramembrane glutamic endopeptidase, with the protein MPADPSASLPTSLPATDRAGLSLTTVLPAVGVSLSAFLLFGLMLPGWGHGLLAVSLVAAWWVSRELGKDLSLIGVGIAIVSITSVEADVHWDRFFTIGIVLILAVLTPSLIDRLVYKRHAIRFPWRTGQKWSRLEKSYLVAVPVLGWLLLPFYFITSGAYLNWPHITDGSELARFFVGVNFVGTWDELFFICTCFALLRRHFPVWLANLLQATIFVSFLWELGYREWGPFLTAPFALLQGWIFTKTGSLTYVLIVHLLFDVLVFLSIVHAHNPGVMGFFLVG; encoded by the coding sequence GTGCCCGCCGACCCGTCCGCCAGCCTGCCTACATCCCTCCCAGCCACGGATCGAGCCGGGCTCTCCCTGACGACTGTGCTTCCCGCCGTCGGGGTCTCACTTTCCGCTTTCCTGCTGTTCGGACTGATGCTGCCCGGGTGGGGGCACGGCCTGCTGGCGGTGAGCCTGGTCGCGGCGTGGTGGGTCTCTCGTGAGCTGGGCAAGGACCTCAGCCTCATCGGGGTCGGGATCGCGATTGTCTCGATCACATCCGTGGAGGCGGACGTGCACTGGGACCGGTTCTTCACGATCGGCATCGTGCTCATCCTGGCGGTCCTGACCCCCTCGCTCATCGACCGCCTCGTGTACAAGCGCCATGCCATCCGGTTCCCGTGGCGGACCGGGCAGAAGTGGAGCCGGTTGGAGAAGAGTTACCTGGTGGCCGTGCCGGTCCTTGGCTGGCTGCTCCTGCCGTTCTACTTCATCACCTCGGGTGCGTACCTGAACTGGCCGCACATCACCGACGGCAGCGAACTCGCGAGGTTCTTCGTCGGGGTGAACTTCGTGGGCACCTGGGACGAGCTGTTCTTCATCTGCACGTGTTTCGCGCTGCTGCGGCGGCACTTCCCGGTGTGGCTGGCGAACCTGCTGCAGGCAACGATCTTCGTCTCGTTCCTCTGGGAGCTTGGCTACCGGGAGTGGGGCCCGTTCCTGACTGCCCCGTTCGCGCTGCTGCAGGGGTGGATCTTCACCAAGACCGGTTCGCTCACCTACGTGCTGATCGTGCACCTGCTGT